A genomic region of Anopheles coustani chromosome 3, idAnoCousDA_361_x.2, whole genome shotgun sequence contains the following coding sequences:
- the LOC131262045 gene encoding hematopoietically-expressed homeobox protein HHEX homolog, giving the protein MKMGSSKRKSSFRIDDILHHQRVEQNRLYQHGMRHASPNSPASPAHPGLPEPGGSSSVNIGTTNYGSLAGQTVPADLSPVGPRSHSSPSPSMAQHSPLGLTGPPPQSSTHGTPRAESPKKPTAMYPGLLDFSKNVIPIPLQFGVPTFSPLNAAYLEHYASVLHKASPRVWPFYPHPYSYLLPGCGSKRKGGQVRFTPQQTQSLEKRFSNHKYLSPEDRRNLAIQLKLSDRQVKTWFQNRRAKWRRANNGCQSSEGLGSPHSHGDPAKAPTEVGGCGTTGSGRAHKYSSDGYDDEIPEGGQFARSSNHSTRRSSVDYDCKSSDNYSEPDDGSSEEQENDVDGEPTSPINVV; this is encoded by the exons atgaaaatgggaTCATCGAAGCGAAAATCTTCCTTCCGTATCGACGATATCCTGCACCATCAGCGTGTGGAGCAGAACCGGCTGTACCAGCACGGAATGCGGCATGCGTCCCCAAACAGTCCCGCCAGCCCAGCGCATCCAGGACTTCCGGAGCCAGGCGGGAGTTCGTCGGTTAACATCGGAACCACCAACTATGGATCGCTGGCGGGTCAAACCGTACCGGCCGACCTTAGTCCGGTAGGGCCACGCAGTCACTCGTCGCCCTCACCCAGCATGGCCCAACACAGCCCCCTGGGGCTCACCGGACCCCCACCTCAATCTTCCACACACGGCACACCACGTGCGGAGTCGCCGAAAAAACCGACTGCCATGTATCCCGGATTGCTGGACTTTTCCAAGAACGTCATCCCGATTCCGCTACAGTTCGGTGTTCCGACGTTTAGCCCCCTTAATGCCGCCTATCTCGAGCACTATGCGTCCGTGTTGCACAAAG CTTCCCCTCGTGTTTGGCCGTTCTACCCCCATCCGTACAGCTACCTACTTCCCGGTTGCGGTTCGAAACGCAAGGGTGGCCAGGTCCGGTTCACGCCACAGCAGACGCAAAGCTTGGAGAAGCGGTTCTCCAACCACAAGTATCTCTCACCGGAAGATCGGCGGAATCTGGCGATCCAGCTGAAGCTCAGCGATCGACAG GTGAAAACATGGTTCCAAAATCGACGCGCCAAGTGGCGTCGGGCAAACAATGGCTGCCAGTCATCGGAGGGGCTCGGTTCACCGCACAGCCATGGGGATCCGGCCAAAGCTCCAACCGAGGTCGGTGGATGTGGTACCACTGGGTCCGGTCGGGCACACAAATATTCCTCCGATGGCTACGACGACGAAATCCCCGAGGGTGGACAATTTGCTCGGTCGTCCAATCACTCCACGCGCCGGTCTTCGGTGGATTATGATTGCAAGAGCTCGGACAACTATTCGGAACCGGATGATGGCTCGAGCGAGGAACAGGAGAACGACGTGGACGGGGAACCGACGTCGCCTATAAATGTTGTGTAG